A region of Saccharococcus thermophilus DNA encodes the following proteins:
- a CDS encoding IS256 family transposase, protein MSKRSIPNVDWANQLESVIRQFVKEKLELIMREEIKHFLEIEQAGTPNMRNGYYQRNLDTQYGRIEGLLVPRDRNGEFQTQLFAPYQRHTGWLEEAIIRMYQSGMSTREIGKFIERILGNAYSPATISRITDVVKEDIEKWHHRPLSKRYSVLYLDGLYVKLRRDTVEKEVIYVVLGVNEEGYREILDFFVGGQESAYGWQEILQHLYQRGVKEVLLGVFDGLPGLEEAFKAVYPKADVQRCVVHKVRNTLSRVRKKDQFEVAEDLKLIYRAPNKEMALQMFQQFESKWSSKYPREVQSWANELDVLLTFMDYPSSIRSVIYTTNVIERTIKEIRKRLKPMNSLSSLEAAEKVVYLTIQDFNEKWAGRKLRGFAEAQEALQRMFEERYC, encoded by the coding sequence ATGTCTAAAAGAAGTATACCGAATGTCGACTGGGCAAATCAACTGGAAAGTGTCATTCGTCAGTTTGTGAAGGAAAAATTAGAGCTGATTATGCGGGAAGAAATCAAACATTTCCTCGAAATCGAACAGGCTGGAACGCCGAATATGAGAAACGGCTACTATCAGCGAAATCTAGATACGCAATATGGCCGGATTGAGGGTCTTTTGGTTCCAAGAGACCGAAACGGGGAATTTCAAACACAGTTGTTTGCCCCTTATCAACGCCACACCGGCTGGCTGGAGGAAGCCATCATTAGGATGTATCAAAGTGGCATGAGTACACGGGAAATTGGCAAGTTTATCGAACGAATTCTAGGAAATGCTTATTCTCCAGCGACGATCAGCCGTATTACCGATGTCGTGAAAGAAGACATCGAGAAATGGCACCATCGTCCACTATCCAAACGTTATTCTGTCTTATATTTGGACGGCTTGTACGTGAAACTTCGCCGCGATACGGTAGAGAAAGAAGTCATTTATGTGGTGTTAGGAGTGAATGAAGAAGGGTATCGAGAAATTCTGGATTTCTTCGTGGGAGGACAAGAAAGCGCCTATGGATGGCAGGAAATTCTTCAACACCTCTACCAAAGAGGCGTCAAGGAAGTGCTTCTTGGCGTCTTCGATGGCCTTCCGGGGCTGGAGGAAGCCTTTAAGGCGGTGTATCCGAAAGCCGATGTGCAGCGCTGTGTCGTGCACAAAGTCCGCAACACCCTCAGCCGTGTTCGGAAAAAAGACCAATTCGAAGTGGCCGAGGATCTCAAGCTGATTTATCGCGCGCCGAATAAGGAGATGGCGTTACAAATGTTTCAACAGTTTGAGTCGAAATGGTCCAGCAAATATCCAAGAGAAGTTCAATCTTGGGCCAATGAGTTGGATGTCCTCCTTACATTTATGGATTATCCAAGCAGTATTCGAAGTGTGATTTACACGACGAATGTCATCGAACGAACGATCAAAGAGATTCGGAAACGTCTAAAGCCGATGAACAGTTTGAGCAGTTTAGAAGCCGCGGAAAAAGTCGTGTATTTGACCATCCAAGATTTTAATGAGAAATGGGCAGGGCGAAAGTTAAGAGGATTTGCCGAAGCGCAGGAAGCCCTTCAACGAATGTTTGAAGAACGTTATTGTTAA
- a CDS encoding flagellin — MRINHNIAALNTYRQLTIGQSAAAKNMEKLSSGLRINRAGDDAAGLAISEKMRGQIRGLEMASKNSQDAISLIQTAEGALNETHAILQRMRELAVQGANDTNTTADRNNIQDELNQLLSEIDRISTTTQFNTKNLLDGSFTGTFQVGANDGQIITLSINAMSTGSGALNVAGISVATNDLASQAIASIDNAISLVSQERSKLGAYQNRLEHTINNLETSSENLTAAESRIRDVDYALAA, encoded by the coding sequence ATGAGAATTAACCACAACATTGCAGCGTTGAACACGTACCGTCAACTAACGATCGGTCAAAGCGCAGCTGCGAAAAACATGGAAAAACTCTCTTCCGGTCTTCGCATTAACCGTGCTGGTGACGATGCAGCAGGTCTTGCCATCTCTGAAAAAATGCGTGGGCAAATTCGTGGCTTAGAAATGGCTAGCAAAAACTCACAAGATGCAATCTCATTGATCCAAACAGCAGAAGGAGCTTTAAACGAAACACACGCAATCCTTCAGCGTATGCGTGAATTGGCTGTTCAAGGTGCTAACGACACAAACACTACTGCAGACCGCAATAACATTCAAGACGAGTTAAACCAATTGCTGTCTGAAATTGACCGTATTTCTACAACGACACAATTCAACACTAAAAACTTGCTAGACGGTTCATTCACAGGCACATTCCAAGTAGGCGCAAACGATGGTCAAATTATTACGTTGTCTATTAATGCAATGAGTACTGGTTCAGGCGCTCTTAACGTGGCTGGCATTTCTGTTGCTACGAACGATTTAGCAAGTCAAGCCATTGCATCCATTGATAACGCAATTAGCTTGGTATCTCAAGAACGTTCTAAACTTGGTGCATATCAAAATCGCCTAGAACATACTATTAATAACTTAGAAACTTCATCTGAAAACCTAACTGCTGCTGAATCTCGTATCCGTGACGTAGATTATGCCTTAGCTGCATAA
- the flgL gene encoding flagellar hook-associated protein FlgL, translated as MRVTQNMLANNMLKHLSTSYANLGKYQEQLSTGKKINRPSDDPVVAMKGIAYRTNLTEVEQFKRNFSEAYNWVENSDAALDKATQALQRIRELVVQASNDTYEETQRQAISQEIKQLTEQLVTIANTKVGDKYIFNGTNTLEPPVQMNGTSITTSDNTGEVKIELAKGIYIGVNVDPTKVFHYDASQKGKGLFSDLQSLANDLDNPAKTGKDINEYLGYIDQHINNLLSARAELGARMNRIELMEDRIDSQQVIAEKMLSDNEDVDMEKVITDLKTQESVHRAALAVGARIIQPTLVDFLR; from the coding sequence GTGCGCGTCACGCAAAATATGCTAGCGAACAATATGTTGAAACATTTAAGCACTAGCTACGCGAACTTAGGAAAATATCAAGAACAGCTTTCCACAGGGAAGAAAATTAACCGCCCATCGGACGACCCCGTCGTGGCAATGAAAGGAATCGCGTATCGGACGAATTTAACGGAAGTCGAACAGTTTAAACGCAATTTTTCCGAAGCGTACAACTGGGTAGAAAACTCCGATGCGGCGCTTGATAAAGCAACGCAGGCGTTGCAACGCATTCGCGAGCTCGTCGTTCAAGCAAGCAACGATACGTATGAAGAAACGCAGCGCCAAGCCATCTCGCAAGAAATTAAGCAGCTGACCGAACAGTTGGTGACGATCGCCAATACGAAAGTGGGAGACAAATATATTTTTAACGGTACCAACACGCTCGAGCCACCCGTGCAAATGAACGGAACTTCCATCACGACGTCGGACAATACGGGAGAAGTGAAAATCGAATTAGCCAAAGGCATCTACATCGGTGTCAACGTGGATCCGACAAAAGTGTTCCATTATGACGCTTCGCAAAAAGGGAAAGGATTGTTCAGCGATTTGCAGTCGCTTGCCAATGATTTGGACAACCCGGCCAAGACGGGAAAAGATATTAACGAATATCTCGGTTATATTGACCAACATATTAACAATTTACTAAGCGCTCGTGCCGAATTAGGAGCACGCATGAACCGTATCGAATTAATGGAAGATCGCATCGATTCCCAACAAGTCATTGCGGAAAAAATGTTGTCCGATAATGAAGATGTCGATATGGAAAAGGTCATTACCGACTTAAAAACGCAAGAAAGCGTTCACCGCGCGGCGCTGGCCGTCGGTGCGCGCATCATCCAGCCGACGTTGGTCGACTTTTTGCGATAA
- a CDS encoding glycosyltransferase gives MKPLLSLCMIVKNEERVLKRCLDSVYGIVDEIVIVDTGSTDSTKEIALKYVDKIYEFEWTNSFADARNYAQKQANGEWILILDADEYVDRESLQQLVTILKNSKEDIDGYDVTIYNFMGTYGERVLQHRSTRIYRNDPNICYYRSIHEQLRKNENQELTTETIPFIIYHSGYMTQTVKEKNKNERNAELIKKELNSSNSKGFDYFNLANEYLSKAEVEEALKYYLKAYKLKPDFRFSWVSICIVQIILCLKYLERFNDALKVISDAEHIYSETPDFKYLRGEIYYLQHRYDDALEVLTELVNNKHKYQKFIKSIEYLEYDPHILLGHIYKYKGNIQEAVHHYTSALSINNKSYEALYNVLGLLAKFHSEDEIIQFLEKRNWFINERDISLLLRIVLSLGLETIAEYYISSLKEEAFRKGFQIKLNILKGEYEEAIKQLMSSSLYLLETYIKNGCLDLYDVLIASLSGTVKNFV, from the coding sequence ATGAAACCGTTATTATCGTTATGTATGATTGTGAAAAATGAAGAAAGAGTATTAAAACGTTGTCTTGATTCTGTATATGGTATTGTTGATGAAATCGTTATTGTTGATACTGGGTCAACTGATTCCACAAAAGAAATTGCTCTAAAGTATGTAGATAAAATATATGAATTTGAGTGGACAAATAGCTTTGCAGATGCCAGAAACTACGCACAGAAGCAGGCAAACGGGGAATGGATTTTAATTCTTGATGCAGATGAGTATGTCGATAGGGAAAGTTTGCAACAATTAGTAACGATATTAAAAAATTCAAAAGAAGATATAGATGGTTATGATGTAACAATCTATAACTTTATGGGAACGTATGGAGAGCGCGTTCTTCAACATAGAAGCACAAGGATATATCGAAATGACCCTAATATTTGCTATTATCGCTCCATTCATGAACAACTAAGAAAAAATGAAAACCAAGAGTTAACAACAGAAACGATTCCTTTTATCATCTACCATTCGGGGTATATGACTCAAACAGTCAAAGAAAAGAATAAGAATGAACGTAATGCGGAATTAATTAAAAAGGAATTGAATTCTTCTAATAGTAAAGGGTTTGATTACTTTAATTTAGCGAATGAGTACCTTTCTAAAGCGGAAGTAGAAGAAGCGCTAAAATATTACTTAAAGGCCTATAAGTTAAAGCCTGATTTTAGATTTAGCTGGGTTTCAATTTGTATTGTTCAAATTATTTTATGTCTGAAATATTTGGAAAGATTTAATGATGCGTTAAAAGTTATAAGCGATGCCGAGCATATTTATAGTGAAACTCCTGATTTCAAATATTTAAGAGGGGAAATTTATTATTTACAGCATAGATATGATGACGCCTTAGAAGTTTTAACAGAGCTAGTGAACAATAAACATAAGTATCAAAAATTTATAAAGAGTATTGAGTATTTAGAGTATGACCCGCACATTCTACTTGGGCATATTTACAAATATAAAGGAAATATCCAAGAGGCTGTTCATCATTATACTAGTGCTTTGTCTATAAATAATAAGAGCTATGAAGCGTTATATAATGTTTTGGGATTATTGGCTAAATTTCATTCTGAAGATGAGATTATTCAATTCCTGGAAAAAAGAAATTGGTTTATTAATGAAAGAGATATATCACTGTTGTTAAGAATCGTTCTAAGCCTGGGTCTGGAAACGATTGCTGAGTATTATATTTCAAGCTTAAAAGAAGAAGCTTTTAGAAAAGGATTTCAAATTAAACTAAATATTCTAAAAGGGGAATACGAAGAAGCAATTAAACAATTAATGAGTAGTTCTTTATATTTGTTAGAAACTTATATAAAAAATGGCTGTTTAGATTTATATGATGTTTTAATTGCTTCTTTAAGTGGTACCGTCAAGAATTTTGTGTAA
- a CDS encoding DUF6470 family protein translates to MRIPQLRMEATFAKLAISTAPAQLEITQPPAEMTIEQPKPELEINAIRPRLTIDQSEAWAEMNLKHVFRLIEDAAKDGYETWLTYIETVSAQGDELMKIENGGDVIAEQAQANSEGPPLEFNIGFVPSPFSVKIDYEPGKLMMDWKMHKPLIDIKPHRPVIHYQPGAVHIDLAQHNSLHIDVVT, encoded by the coding sequence ATGCGCATTCCACAGCTGCGCATGGAAGCGACATTCGCGAAACTCGCGATTTCGACCGCACCCGCGCAACTGGAAATCACCCAGCCGCCAGCCGAAATGACGATCGAACAGCCAAAGCCAGAACTGGAGATCAACGCCATCCGTCCGCGACTGACGATCGACCAGTCGGAGGCGTGGGCAGAGATGAATTTAAAACATGTGTTTCGGCTTATCGAGGACGCGGCTAAGGATGGATATGAAACATGGCTGACGTACATAGAGACTGTTTCTGCGCAAGGAGACGAGCTGATGAAAATCGAAAATGGCGGCGATGTGATTGCCGAGCAGGCGCAAGCAAACAGCGAAGGTCCGCCGCTCGAATTTAACATTGGATTCGTACCATCTCCATTTAGTGTCAAAATCGACTACGAACCGGGCAAGTTAATGATGGATTGGAAAATGCATAAGCCGCTGATTGACATCAAACCACACCGCCCAGTCATTCATTACCAGCCAGGAGCGGTGCACATCGATTTGGCGCAGCACAACTCGCTCCACATCGATGTAGTCACATAA
- a CDS encoding glycosyltransferase, which yields MKTSIIILTHNQLDYTKQCIESIAKYTKEGSYEIIIVDNHSTDGTVEWLKQQNNIKVIFNNENLGFPKGCNQGIEIATGENILLLNNDTIVTENWLDNLLACLYSSDDIGAVGPVTNSAAYYSTIPVNYTSIDEMHQFAANYNVSNPDKWEERLKLIGFCMLIKREAVDKVGLLDERFTPGNFEDDDYSVRLRKAGYRLMLCKDTFIHHYGSVSWKKDVNAYSKVLTENEKKFKKKWGTDSNSYRIDYEMIGLITASKEKAIQVLHIGCGSGGTLLKVKYEYPLAQLYGIENNPFSIEEASRFAKVTSSFEDEEIRERKFDVILFSDNDVKLDESLLKFVKEHLKKNGIFIAKVPNIGHYLVIQDLLNGHNPFVKRNMYSFSQIENLLKDAGFKISISGLKPFINDDQQQFINQLISVRGDAIRPMLESSYFLVSGQLENGQLLSLLNKLASEQSNNQKVLEELNHYPTEHIITTVKENYHSSVTMFNQIAIENFAAGYHEHVLPYLQAAFEEEPDHTDTLYNLAFVLNAYGEKELANRYLSLIKNPDDEVQKLFEEINERPLKKIQELKFLLRRLEFDKDLEETKQMIVHKLAQNEIEEQLIKEVINASIIDKIKALQSLAIICFEQGLHEQVLPYLQAAYELDKTDEDTLYNLGYVLLYYGENELAERFLQQIQQPDEEVLDLLKVARGESL from the coding sequence ATGAAAACTAGTATTATTATTCTCACTCATAATCAACTGGATTATACAAAACAGTGCATAGAAAGTATTGCTAAATATACAAAAGAAGGAAGTTACGAAATTATTATTGTCGATAACCACTCTACTGATGGTACGGTAGAATGGTTAAAACAACAAAATAACATAAAGGTAATCTTTAATAATGAAAATCTCGGTTTTCCAAAAGGATGTAATCAGGGAATTGAGATTGCAACAGGAGAAAACATTCTTCTTTTAAATAATGACACAATAGTAACGGAAAATTGGTTGGATAATTTATTGGCATGTTTATATAGCTCTGATGATATTGGAGCAGTAGGACCAGTAACCAATTCGGCAGCTTATTATTCAACCATTCCTGTAAACTATACGTCTATTGATGAAATGCACCAATTTGCCGCAAATTATAATGTTTCAAATCCGGATAAATGGGAAGAACGGTTAAAACTCATTGGTTTTTGCATGCTGATTAAAAGAGAAGCAGTTGATAAAGTCGGTTTACTTGATGAACGGTTTACACCAGGGAATTTTGAAGATGACGATTATTCTGTCCGTTTGCGTAAAGCTGGATACCGTTTGATGCTTTGTAAAGATACGTTTATTCATCATTATGGGAGTGTATCTTGGAAAAAAGACGTAAATGCATATTCCAAAGTTTTGACTGAAAATGAAAAGAAATTTAAGAAAAAATGGGGAACAGACTCAAATTCATACAGAATTGATTATGAAATGATTGGGTTGATTACTGCTTCTAAAGAAAAAGCCATTCAAGTTCTCCATATTGGCTGTGGATCGGGCGGCACTTTATTAAAAGTGAAATATGAATATCCTTTAGCACAATTATATGGTATAGAGAACAATCCATTTTCAATTGAAGAAGCAAGTAGATTTGCTAAAGTTACTAGCAGTTTTGAGGATGAAGAAATACGGGAAAGAAAGTTTGACGTAATTTTATTTAGTGATAATGACGTTAAGCTAGATGAATCGTTATTAAAATTCGTTAAAGAACATCTTAAGAAAAATGGGATATTTATTGCTAAAGTTCCCAATATCGGTCACTATTTAGTGATTCAAGACTTATTAAATGGTCATAATCCTTTTGTGAAACGTAATATGTATAGTTTTTCACAAATTGAAAATTTACTAAAGGATGCTGGTTTTAAAATTTCAATATCTGGCTTAAAACCTTTTATTAACGATGATCAGCAGCAATTTATCAATCAACTCATTTCTGTGCGTGGAGATGCTATTCGCCCGATGTTAGAATCAAGCTACTTTTTAGTTTCTGGTCAATTAGAGAATGGGCAACTTTTGTCTTTACTAAATAAATTAGCTTCAGAACAAAGTAATAATCAAAAAGTATTAGAAGAGTTGAATCATTATCCAACTGAACACATTATCACTACAGTTAAAGAAAATTATCATTCATCTGTTACCATGTTTAATCAAATTGCTATTGAAAATTTTGCGGCAGGATATCATGAACACGTTCTTCCTTATCTGCAAGCTGCTTTTGAGGAAGAACCAGATCATACAGATACTCTTTATAACTTAGCGTTTGTGTTAAATGCATATGGTGAGAAAGAATTAGCTAACCGATATCTTTCTCTAATTAAAAATCCGGACGATGAAGTTCAAAAATTATTTGAAGAAATAAATGAAAGGCCATTAAAAAAGATTCAAGAGCTAAAATTTTTATTGCGTCGACTAGAATTCGACAAAGATTTAGAAGAAACAAAACAGATGATTGTTCATAAACTTGCGCAAAATGAAATAGAAGAACAATTAATTAAAGAAGTGATCAATGCAAGTATCATTGACAAAATCAAAGCACTGCAATCGCTAGCTATTATCTGTTTTGAGCAGGGACTTCATGAACAAGTATTACCATATTTGCAAGCGGCTTATGAACTCGATAAAACTGACGAGGATACTCTCTATAATCTCGGTTATGTATTGCTATATTACGGAGAAAACGAATTGGCAGAAAGATTTTTACAGCAAATTCAGCAACCTGACGAAGAAGTATTAGATTTGTTAAAGGTTGCAAGAGGAGAGTCTTTGTGA
- the fliW gene encoding flagellar assembly protein FliW, whose translation MKIATKYHGDIDIDEKDIVRFEQGIPGFLEEKQFVLLPLADTPFVIMQSVKTPALGFVLIEPFSYFPSYEIDLDDNTLEQLQITDEQDVALYVILTVADPFDDTTANLQAPIVINVHKRLGKQVILTNTNYKTKHRLFPEKVAK comes from the coding sequence ATGAAAATCGCGACAAAATATCACGGAGACATCGACATTGATGAAAAGGATATCGTCCGTTTTGAACAAGGAATTCCAGGGTTTTTGGAAGAAAAACAATTCGTGTTGTTGCCGCTTGCTGATACGCCGTTTGTCATTATGCAGTCGGTAAAAACCCCTGCGCTTGGATTTGTGCTAATTGAACCGTTTTCATATTTCCCATCATACGAAATCGACCTCGATGATAACACGCTCGAGCAGCTGCAAATCACTGACGAGCAAGACGTCGCCTTATACGTCATTTTGACCGTCGCCGACCCGTTCGACGACACGACGGCGAATTTGCAGGCACCGATTGTCATTAACGTTCATAAACGCCTTGGAAAGCAAGTCATTTTAACAAACACGAACTACAAAACAAAACATCGCCTCTTTCCCGAAAAAGTGGCGAAATAA
- the csrA gene encoding carbon storage regulator CsrA has product MLVLTRKLKEAIQIGDDIEITVLAIQGDQVKLGINAPKHVEIHRKEIYLAIQAENNAASHASKSSLERLNEQLKHWKGGKQA; this is encoded by the coding sequence ATGCTTGTACTCACGCGCAAACTAAAAGAAGCAATTCAAATCGGAGATGACATCGAGATCACCGTCCTCGCCATCCAAGGCGATCAAGTGAAGCTAGGCATCAACGCACCGAAACACGTCGAAATCCATCGCAAAGAAATTTACCTCGCCATCCAAGCCGAAAACAACGCCGCCTCCCACGCTTCCAAATCATCGCTCGAGCGGTTGAACGAGCAATTGAAACACTGGAAAGGGGGGAAACAAGCATGA